The stretch of DNA AGTTTTGTTGGCAATCTCATGTTCTTCATTAGTCAGTTTCAAAAATACTTCTTCGAGGGTTTTACTCGGGTTTCCAGTTTGGGTCTTTAGCTGATCAAGGGTTCCTTCTGCAACAATTTTTCCCTGATAAATGATTCCGATTCTTGTACAGATGTTTTCAGCAACTTCCATGATGTGGGTACTAAACAGAACTGCCCCACCTTTTTTTGCATGCAACAACAACAAATCCTTTACTAACCGGCTGGTTTTTGCATCTATACCGTTCAGGGGTTCATCCAGCAAAAGAACAGGAGGTTGATGAATAAACGCAGCAATCAGGGCTACCTTTTGTTTCATTCCCGTTGACAGGGCAGCAATTGGAGTGTCAAAATAGTTTGAGATACCAAAAGCGTCCCCTAACTGTGAGAATATACGGTTGACTGAGGTTTGGTCGATTTTTCGTATAGAGGCTATGAACTCAAAAAAGTCACGAACAGACAAAGACTCATATAATATTGGTTTTTCAGCGACATATCCTATTCTAGATTTAACTTCAATAGGGTTTGTTACAGGATTATAGCCTTCAACTCTAACCCATCCAGATGTTGGCTCAACCAGTCCCATGATTGCTTTGATGCTGGTGGTTTTGCCTGCACCATTTGGACCTAAAAGACCATAGATTTCTCCAGGCAGGACTTTGAAGTGTAATCCAGTTAAGGCATGAACATCCCCGAATTGTTTTGTTAACTCAGTTGCTTGGATTAATGGCGCCGACACATTGTTACACCTTAGATACATTAAGCGTTGTAAGTGTGCTATTCCTGAAAGTAATGTTTTGTTAAGTCAGAATACGGATTTGTGGTTTGAATAATTATATTACGTTAGCAGGATAACTAAAAAAAAATAAATAACTCCAAAACCAAGATATACTGTAACTTTTTGCTTTAGAAAAAGGGGGTGAATGAAAATTAAAGACATTGTAGACACTGCATTGGATTCTGATTCTTTTACCACTCTTTGTAAGGCGGTAATTGCTGCAGGTCTTGTTGATGCTTTGCGGGCTCCGGGTCCGTTTACTGTTTTTGCTCCAACTGATGATGCGTTTGCAAAACTTCCAAAAGGGACAGTTGAAGGTTTACTGAAGGATAAAGAAAAGTTGACATCAATTTTGACGTATCATGTAGTTCCAGAAAAATTGATGATTTCCGCGTTTAAGACTCCAAAGAAATTCAAAACACTACAAGGACAAGAAATCAATGTTGACGGTTTATTGTGGCACCTTAACAAGAAAATTAAGGTTAATGACGCAAAAACTGTGATGACCGACATCAAAGCAACTAACGGTGTTATTCATGCAATAGACTCAGTATTAATGCCAAAATAGATAACTTGCATGTTTAACAGTTCAATCTTTTCTCCATTTTTTTATGTAATTTTTATTAAGTTTTCAGTTATAATGTATGGTTTACAATGTAGACAAATGTTAAATTTAATTGTTACATATGTAATATCATGAATTCTGAAGAAAGAAAAAGGATTATTGCAAAATCACCAATTTCTTTCAAGTACCTCAAGCGCTTCAACACTGCCGCGGGCATTTTGCATCTGATTCAAGGAATCATAATGCTGGCCCTTGGACTTCAACTAGAGTGGTCCCGAGACATCTACACCTTTTACATGAAATTTGACATCACAAATTTCACTGCAGTTCCTGACCCACAAATTTTTTTTAGCATAAGCTATTTGGGAGCGATTCTGGCTTCGTTTCCATTGATTTCTGCTATAGCTCATTTTATTATTGCTTATCCTAAAAACAAAAGCTACAACGAAAACCTTACAAAAGGCATGAATCCCTACAGGTGGTACGAATACGCTTTTAGCAGCTCCATAATGATCACCCTGATTTCGCTGTTTTTGGGCATCTGGGACTTTTGGTCGCTGGTTATGATTTTTGTCCTGAACGCCATGATGATAATGTTTGGTTACCTTATGGAAGTAATCAACCAAAAAACCGAAAAAACAAGCTGGTCCGCCTTCATTTTAGGAACCATCTCAGGATTCACTCCATGGGTTGTACTTTACGCATATTTCATCGCAGCCATCAACTCCGCGGGCGTAGAACCTCCAACCTTTGTTTACATGATACTTTTCATCTACTTCTTTGTCTTCAACATTTTCGCCGTCAACATGGTCCTGCAATACAAAGGCGTCGGAAAATGGAAAGACTACCTCTACGGAGAGCGATTCTACATAATACTTAGTTTCATAGCCAAAACAATCCTGTCCTGGCTAGTATTCATCGGAATCTTTGCACCATTCTAACAAAAAATATGCTTCAGAAAACTGAAGCACCCCCAATTTTTTGGCAACAAACTAAGGAGACTTAAGTCCAATTTCTTGCGTTATGTTTTCCAGTTTTATTGCAACTAATGATTTGTTATCCGGAGTTAATGATTCCCATCCGTCTTGTTTTGTGAATCCGTGAGCAGGTAAAAAATTTGGTGAAAGTTTTTGTTCCCCTTCTGTTCTGAGTTGGTTTATTGCGTTTGCTCGTTCTGTTGAGTCAGTTACGACTTTGAGGGTACCATGGAAAACAACAAAGCTGTATTCACTGAGGTCTTCGCGGTATTCTTCGATTTCCACGCAGACGTGTTTGTCGTTTTCGATGAATTTCATCTTTTTTCCGTAATCCGTGAAATGAAAATACAAAGAACCATCGATTACTGCGTACTGAAAGGGCGCAATGTATGGGTATGTGCTTCCCTTGAAGGCAATTCTGCACAGGCGCTGTCTGCGGATAAGTTTCCACATTTCTTGTTTAGTCATTTTAGGTAACTTAAAAACAACCAAAAATAAACCCCAACATCAATTATGGTTTACCGAGTACTTGAATTTTATCACCCAAAATTAGGAATTATTAACCAACAACTTCAACTTTATTTTCTTTCTGCTTGATCCCAGTAATAAAGGAAGAGGTCTTTAATCCAGTTCAGAAACATAGGATCAGTTCCAGAAAAACTGGCATAATCCACTCGCCCTTCAATAAAACGAAAACTAAGGGAGGCTTCTTTTTCTGTGACAACCAAAATCAAGGGAACTTCGTTGTGGTTTCTGATTTCTAGGTTTGACAGTTTTGTTGGGGGTTGGGGAGAAATGATTCTGTAGTTTACTCCTTTGGGAATCTGTTGGGACAAAACCTCTGCAGAGTCTTTGAGGGGTTCAGGGGAAATTCCCCACATGAACTGTTGGGCTTCTCCGATAAGTTTTGAGGAGTTGGTGGTGCTTTCTATCATGCCCATTAGCAGGGTAGATTTTGAAAGTTCTCCTATGCGGTTTATGAACTGCTTGGGGAGGTTCTGAACTGTGTGAGCCAAGAAGTATTGTTTGTTTTTGAAAACAAAATCCAAGGAAGAAGAAAGCTCCAAAACTAACGCCCCATAAGGAGATATTGTATATTTGCCGTCTGGCTGTTTTTGAACAAGCAGAGCTTCAGTTAAGCGTTGTAGTTGCCTGAAGGTTTCTGTTGTGGTCAGGTCTAGTTTGCGGGCGAGACTGTTCATTTTCCAGCTTTTTTTGTTTAACTCCCGCAGGATGCTGACTCTGGTTTCGCTTGCGAGTTCATAGAAAAGTTTGTCAATTGTTTCTTCGGAGTTTTCCAAGCTTTCTCACCGTTGTTAAAGTTTTCACAGTGTTGTGTATAGTTTCACAATCTGCGCAAATAAAGGTAATCAGATTTTGTTGCCCTCATGGTTTTTGTGAGGAAACAACCATGAAAAACAACACCAAAAAAACTGAACGGTTCTTCTCGGTGGAGCTGGACTCCAAAACGAGCATCAAAAACGTTACCATGACCAACGGCTCCAACGAAAACGTGCTCATAGAAGGAACCCTTGGCAAACTGGTTCAAGCAGCCTTTGTGGAAGGCGTGATTTTGGAAGTCATTGGCGAGAAAGGTGTTCTGAGAATTAACTTGGAACAATCCGAATTATCCAAAAAAGCCGTGGAGGTGAAAAGAACAAAATGAACAGCAAAATAATCGTAATAGTTGTTATTGCCCTTTGGGTTATCTGTGCAGTTAAAACAGTCATACCCAACGCAGAGGCAAGCAAAGTCTGTAGACTCGGATACTATGCTGCGTGCTCGTTTACTCCCATAAGCACGATGCTTTGTTTAATAGGAGCAGCAGTAACTTTTGTAGTAACAAAAAGGTTGATGATACTATGAGCACCAAATCAACCACCATCTTTTATTTTTCCGCCAGCGGCAACTCATTGGCACTGGCAAAAGATATTGCACAAAAAACTAACGCAGAACTGGTTTCCATCCCTTCTGTAATGAACCAAACAAGTGTACAACCTCAAACTGAGGCAGTTGGAATTGTATTCCCAGTTTATTATGCCTCTAACGGTTATGGCATACCTTTGATAGTAGAACGGTTTGTCAACAAACTAGAAGGAATTAGTTCAAAGTACATTTTTGCAGTTTGCACCCACTCGGGCATGGCAGGACAAACAATCGCTAAACTCCGAAAACAAATCAAATCCATGGGAGGCGACATTGTCGCAGGTTTTTCTTTGAACATGGGTAGCACCGATATGCCTGAAGAAAAACAGCAAAAACTGCTAGTGAACCAAAAACAAAAAGCAGAGCTAATCAGCAAATATGTTAATGCTCAAAAAAGGGGCAGATATGAGACCCGTGGGTTGCTACGCAAGATTGCGTATGCAGTTCCGTTGTATACTTTTATCAAACCCATTTTTTGGAGAAGATACCGCAAACTGTCAAAATCGAAACAGTATCCAGCTTTCCAAAAACTCATACCAACAGCAGATAATAGTTACCAATGTGACACAACCAAATGTAACGGATGTGGGACTTGCGTAAAGGTTTGTCCAGTAAACAACATCAAAATAGTCAATGGAAGTCCCCAGTGGCAAAACCACTGCGAGACTTGTTATGCTTGTTTCTTGTGGTGTCCAAAGGAGGCAATCTTTGGGGATATTGTATCATACAACGACAGACGGCATCATCCTGAAGTTAGACTGGTTGACATCATCAAAGCGAACAGTCAAGCCAATTGAGCCAAGATTTCTTCCCGTTTGAACATTTTTACTCCAATCCGGAAAACCACAAAATCCAAGGCAACAAACAGTGCCGCTAAGACTGCGATTACTAAGGGCCCAAAGATTAAGGCACCCGAGATTTGTCCGAACACTAACCCAAGGATTGGGAGTAACAGGATTACGCTGATTTGTTGGGCTTCTTTGAACCCTTTGACTTTTGCAGATATGATTACAGTTAATCCGATGCTGGCCAGAGCCACGGTTGGAGCTAAACCAAAGATTAGCAAAATCCAATCAAGATTTGGCAGTAGCAGCATTCCGTTGAATAAACCAAAGGATAGAACATCAAAGATTGCAGTGTACACTACAAAGGAAACAATTGTTACCAGCATTGAAGGAATAAAGGACACAAGCATTTTTCCAAACAGGAGTTCGCTGTCTGAGATTGGAGTTGCTAGCAGGCCCTCGATGGTTTTTCGTTCTTTTTCTCCTGCGAAGCTATCAGATGCAATAACGCTTGACGTCATCAGGGGTATAATTAGGAAGAACGGCGCAAAGAAGTAAATTGCCATTACATAGATCATTACTTGGAGTTCAGTCATTCCTGCTAGTTGGTCCTGCACAGAAAGAGGCAAATTTTGTACCAAAGGAACAAAACCTCCCAAATCTGCTTCAGAACCAGAGACCACATTGGGAATCAGGGTTAAAATTACGGGAATGAACACTGAAATCATGAGGGGAACGATAACTATGGGCAAAATTACTTGCCAGTTACGTTTGATTTCAAGCCAATCTTTTCGGAAAACCAGTTTTGCTTTTTCTAGTCTCATTTTTGTTCCTCCTTAATCAATTTCAAATAAGCTTCTTCCAAAGATGCTCGAACAACTTTAACTCCAAGAATCAAACCCCCAGATTCAACAAGGTTTTTGACGATTTTTGGAGTACCAGATTGGGTGTCGTCCACTGTTACTGTGATTTTGTGGGACTCTTCGTCAATAGTTACTTGTTTTACTCCACTGACCTGTTTTGTTGCTTCAACAAGTTTAGGACTAACTGATTCTAAAGTAATCTCAACAGTTGGGGTTCCACTTATTTTGTTTCGAAGCTCGTCAGGGGTTCCCACAATCACGCTTGTGCCTTTGTTGATTATCATTACTCGGCTGCAGAGTTTTTCTGCGTCTTCAAGGTGATGGGTACACAACAAAATCGTGCTTTTTTCGTGATGACTCAGTTTTCCGATAAGGTCTCGAACTTCTTTAGAGGATTCTGGGTCTAAACCTGAGGTTGGTTCGTCCA from Candidatus Bathyarchaeum sp. encodes:
- a CDS encoding ABC transporter permease subunit, which codes for MRLEKAKLVFRKDWLEIKRNWQVILPIVIVPLMISVFIPVILTLIPNVVSGSEADLGGFVPLVQNLPLSVQDQLAGMTELQVMIYVMAIYFFAPFFLIIPLMTSSVIASDSFAGEKERKTIEGLLATPISDSELLFGKMLVSFIPSMLVTIVSFVVYTAIFDVLSFGLFNGMLLLPNLDWILLIFGLAPTVALASIGLTVIISAKVKGFKEAQQISVILLLPILGLVFGQISGALIFGPLVIAVLAALFVALDFVVFRIGVKMFKREEILAQLA
- the heR gene encoding heliorhodopsin HeR, whose protein sequence is MNSEERKRIIAKSPISFKYLKRFNTAAGILHLIQGIIMLALGLQLEWSRDIYTFYMKFDITNFTAVPDPQIFFSISYLGAILASFPLISAIAHFIIAYPKNKSYNENLTKGMNPYRWYEYAFSSSIMITLISLFLGIWDFWSLVMIFVLNAMMIMFGYLMEVINQKTEKTSWSAFILGTISGFTPWVVLYAYFIAAINSAGVEPPTFVYMILFIYFFVFNIFAVNMVLQYKGVGKWKDYLYGERFYIILSFIAKTILSWLVFIGIFAPF
- a CDS encoding DUF1724 domain-containing protein produces the protein MENSEETIDKLFYELASETRVSILRELNKKSWKMNSLARKLDLTTTETFRQLQRLTEALLVQKQPDGKYTISPYGALVLELSSSLDFVFKNKQYFLAHTVQNLPKQFINRIGELSKSTLLMGMIESTTNSSKLIGEAQQFMWGISPEPLKDSAEVLSQQIPKGVNYRIISPQPPTKLSNLEIRNHNEVPLILVVTEKEASLSFRFIEGRVDYASFSGTDPMFLNWIKDLFLYYWDQAERK
- a CDS encoding pyridoxamine 5'-phosphate oxidase family protein, which produces MVVFKLPKMTKQEMWKLIRRQRLCRIAFKGSTYPYIAPFQYAVIDGSLYFHFTDYGKKMKFIENDKHVCVEIEEYREDLSEYSFVVFHGTLKVVTDSTERANAINQLRTEGEQKLSPNFLPAHGFTKQDGWESLTPDNKSLVAIKLENITQEIGLKSP
- a CDS encoding fasciclin domain-containing protein codes for the protein MKIKDIVDTALDSDSFTTLCKAVIAAGLVDALRAPGPFTVFAPTDDAFAKLPKGTVEGLLKDKEKLTSILTYHVVPEKLMISAFKTPKKFKTLQGQEINVDGLLWHLNKKIKVNDAKTVMTDIKATNGVIHAIDSVLMPK
- a CDS encoding EFR1 family ferrodoxin (N-terminal region resembles flavodoxins. C-terminal ferrodoxin region binds two 4Fe-4S clusters.) gives rise to the protein MSTKSTTIFYFSASGNSLALAKDIAQKTNAELVSIPSVMNQTSVQPQTEAVGIVFPVYYASNGYGIPLIVERFVNKLEGISSKYIFAVCTHSGMAGQTIAKLRKQIKSMGGDIVAGFSLNMGSTDMPEEKQQKLLVNQKQKAELISKYVNAQKRGRYETRGLLRKIAYAVPLYTFIKPIFWRRYRKLSKSKQYPAFQKLIPTADNSYQCDTTKCNGCGTCVKVCPVNNIKIVNGSPQWQNHCETCYACFLWCPKEAIFGDIVSYNDRRHHPEVRLVDIIKANSQAN
- a CDS encoding ABC transporter ATP-binding protein, which encodes MSAPLIQATELTKQFGDVHALTGLHFKVLPGEIYGLLGPNGAGKTTSIKAIMGLVEPTSGWVRVEGYNPVTNPIEVKSRIGYVAEKPILYESLSVRDFFEFIASIRKIDQTSVNRIFSQLGDAFGISNYFDTPIAALSTGMKQKVALIAAFIHQPPVLLLDEPLNGIDAKTSRLVKDLLLLHAKKGGAVLFSTHIMEVAENICTRIGIIYQGKIVAEGTLDQLKTQTGNPSKTLEEVFLKLTNEEHEIANKTRLLGEEFFQHETN